One Pseudorasbora parva isolate DD20220531a chromosome 8, ASM2467924v1, whole genome shotgun sequence DNA window includes the following coding sequences:
- the LOC137085055 gene encoding zona pellucida sperm-binding protein 3-like has protein sequence MMEFLKGVLVVVVIVAFDLPNAWGSLRYSQSPRSMGPKSDPASRSPALSPPGLRNTLQVTSQFQSPLGPSSRGLAQEPFGLQEKQLLQGPVKPLDWKYPIVPEVQSELAVNFQLRQPVTPSSVAVQCGENRVLVEVQQDLFSNGHLIQPTGLSLGGCPIVGQDSQSKVLIFEYELQDCNSVQMMNEDELVYTFSLTYTPEALAGTPITRVEGAVVGVQCHYQRLQNVSSDALRPTWVPYASTEVGEEVLVFSLKLMMDDWSSQRPSSLYFLGGIINIEASVKQYNHVPLHAFVDRCVATQGPDVNFLPRYSFIENHGCFVDAKATASSSRFMPRSQVDKVQIQLEAFVFQESSSPSIYITCVVKATIASAPSDAQHKSCSFANGWFAADGNDQVCGCCDSTCGPDGGIAASPYGGVQWEGKATLGPVVVQGQKKVPQ, from the exons ATGATGGAGTTTCTGAAAGGTGTCTTAGTGGTGGTTGTGATTGTTGCATTTGATCTGCCTAATGCATGGGGAAGTTTGAGATACAGTCAAAGTCCAAGAAGCATGGGGCCAAAATCAGATCCAGCTTCCAGAAGTCCTGCCCTTTCTCCTCCAGGGCTCCGGAACACTTTGCAAGTGACTTCTCAGTTTCAGAGTCCTTTGGGTCCTTCATCCAGAGGCCTTGCACAGGAGCCTTTTGGCCTTCAGGAGAAGCAGCTGTTGCAGGGTCCAGTGAAGCCTTTGGATTGGAAGTATCCCATTGTTCCCGAGGTGCAGAGCGAGTTGGCGGTGAACTTCCAGTTGAGGCAACCCGTGACTCCCAGCAGCGTAGCGGTTCAATGCGGAGAGAACCGGGTTCTTGTAGAGGTCCAGCAGGACTTGTTTAGCAATGGTCATTTGATCCAGCCAACTGGCCTGTCTTTAGGCGGCTGTCCTATTGTTGGTCAGGATTCTCAGTCTAAGGTGCTCATCTTTGAGTATGAGTTACAGGACTGCAACAGCGTGCAGATG ATGAATGAGGATGAGCTTGTCTACACCTTCTCTCTTACCTACACCCCTGAGGCTCTTGCAGGTACTCCGATTACCCGGGTCGAGGGTGCAGTTGTTGGTGTTCAATGCCACTATCAAAG GCTTCAGAATGTAAGCAGTGATGCCTTGAGGCCAACATGGGTCCCTTATGCCTCAACGGAGGTTGGTGAAGAAGTCTTGGTGTTCTCCCTGAAGCTTATGATGG ATGATTGGTCCAGTCAGAGACCTTCATCCCTCTATTTCCTTGGTGGCATTATTAACATTGAGGCATCTGTGAAGCAGTACAATCATGTACCTCTGCATGCGTTTGTGGACCGCTGTGTGGCCACTCAAGGGCCTGATGTGAACTTCCTTCCGAGATATTCCTTCATTGAGAATCATGG GTGCTTTGTGGATGCCAAGGCTACAGCTTCCAGCTCCCGCTTCATGCCTCGGTCCCAGGTTGACAAGGTCCAGATCCAGCTGGAGGCGTTCGTGTTCCAGGAGAGCTCCAGTCCTTCT ATCTACATAACATGTGTTGTGAAGGCAACTATTGCTTCTGCACCCAGTGACGCTCAGCACAAATCCTGTTCATTCGCCAATGG GTGGTTTGCTGCTGATGGAAATGACCAAGTTTGTGGTTGCTGTGACTCAACATGTGGTCCTGATGGTGGAATTGCTGCTTCTCCCTATGGAG GTGTTCAGTGGGAAGGCAAGGCTACACTTGGTCCTGTGGTGGTTCAAGGGCAAAAGAAAGTTCCTCAATAA